Proteins encoded within one genomic window of Bemisia tabaci chromosome 2, PGI_BMITA_v3:
- the H gene encoding uncharacterized protein H, with the protein MKAMLIEDCVMSTCATMTEDRSINGDININSKKSTILNSNGPFSPVSNSNIDPDNSASFVGGRLKFFKDEKLILELSHQKDGERTCWVPVAKKTFWPTVGTPRLENCTSFSVSDDNSSIQSSPWQRDHSWKQSNPRRNVSKELQFMVRIRPLPRKYFSSYSVRRKRRRPYDPTKIEVKDDSSHHATSKSVKKEKKEKNGIGAKLSSIVYRLKERIHVSVVKTENTINPARIDPGIVSPRKRILREFEKVSLDEIAVSTKRHRARTAPAPAKPVSSHSITSILAREDEPSFLRSLLGCSGSEASSASFDSSQSRNPYVVNPSPSPESVRPSACSSTTSVTPSPPPPKAGTLVQPQPTHPQFPYAMSMHPPFLPHPQASFYSGLSHYRSSPSYWPLYAMSSLPRNTLYPPMIPAFSPLSPSSWTPLTQPAIGEFKRDDGSSDVPLNLSKNAS; encoded by the exons ATGAAGGCTATGCTGATTGAAGACTGTGTAATGTCAACATGTGCCACAATGACAGAGGATAGAAGCATAAATGGAGACATAAATATCAACAGCAAGAAAAGCACTATTTTGAATTCCAATGGCCCGTTCAGTCCAGTTTCAAACTCCAACATAGACCCTGATAATTCTGCGAGTTTTGTAGGCGGGAgactaaaatttttcaaag ATGAAAAATTAATCCTTGAATTATCACATCAAAAAGATGGAGAGCGCACATGTTGGGTGCCTGTGGCTAAAAAGACATTTTGGCCTACTGTCGGTACTCCTAGACTGGAAAACTGCACTTCATTCAGTG TTTCAGATGataattcttcaattcaatCATCACCATGGCAGAGAGACCACAGTTGGAAACAGTCGAACCCTCGGCGGAATGTTAGCAAGGAATTGCAATTCATGGTCAGGATACGACCTCTGCCGCGGAAGTATTTCTCTTCATATTCTGTTCGGAGGAAGCGGAGACGGCCTTACGACCCAACAAAAATAGAAGTTAAAGATGATTCATCTCATCATGCTACTTCCAAGTCtgtgaaaaaggagaaaaaagaaaagaatgggATTGGTGCAAAATTAAGCTCAATTGTATATAGGTTAAAAGAGAGAATACATGTATCAGTCGTTAAAACAGAGAATACTATTAATCCTGCAAGAATTGATCCTGGCATTGTCTCACCGCGAAAAAGAATTCTTCGGGAGTTCGAAAAGGTCAGTTTAGATGAGATAGCAGTTTCTACCAAGAGGCATCGAGCACGGACTGCGCCAGCACCTGCCAAACCTGTAAGCAGTCATAGTATTACATCAATCCTAGCAAGAGAAGACGAGCCTTCTTTCTTGCGATCATTGTTAGGCTGCTCGGGCAGTGAAGCATCCTCAGCATCTTTTGATTCCTCGCAGTCTCGCAATCCATATGTTGTGAATCCATCGCCCTCACCAGAGTCAGTGCGCCCCAGTGCTTGCAGTAGTACAACTTCAGTGACACCATCGCCACCTCCGCCGAAAGCAGGCACTCTTGTTCAGCCACAGCCCACCCACCCGCAATTTCCGTATGCGATGTCCATGCATCCACCATTCTTGCCTCATCCACAGGCTTCATTCTACTCAGGTCTATCTCATTACAGGAGTTCACCCTCTTATTGGCCACTGTATGCCATGTCTAGTCTCCCTCGAAACACTCTTTATCCTCCTATGATACCAGCGTTCTCACCTCTTAGTCCATCATCGTGGACGCCACTAACGCAGCCTGCCATAGGAGAGTTCAAGAGAGATGATGGATCCTCAG